The proteins below come from a single Parageobacillus thermoglucosidasius genomic window:
- a CDS encoding DUF1128 domain-containing protein, with protein sequence MDLSKKSAENVKYMVEKIKEKLKVLNFDAIKPSHFSEEWYDELKEIYEMVMRKNTFSPSEMQAIAEELGNLRKK encoded by the coding sequence ATGGATCTATCCAAAAAGTCGGCGGAAAACGTGAAGTACATGGTGGAAAAAATAAAAGAAAAGCTGAAAGTCTTAAATTTTGACGCGATAAAACCTTCTCACTTTTCTGAAGAATGGTATGATGAGCTTAAAGAGATTTACGAAATGGTGATGAGAAAAAACACGTTTAGCCCAAGCGAAATGCAGGCGATCGCTGAAGAATTAGGAAACCTCCGCAAAAAATAA
- a CDS encoding low molecular weight protein-tyrosine-phosphatase → MVKVLFVCLGNICRSPMAEAVFRHLVKERGLEGKIIVDSAGTGNWHVGEPPHEGTQAILRKNQIDFSGIRARQIRKEDLREFDYIIAMDAENVGNLRRLAGYDQTGVIGRLLDFVPDSETADVPDPYYTGNFAEVYDLIQKGCEHLLDTIIREKKLCGTKEGK, encoded by the coding sequence ATGGTAAAAGTATTATTCGTTTGTTTGGGGAATATTTGCCGTTCTCCGATGGCGGAAGCGGTTTTTCGGCATTTAGTAAAAGAGAGAGGGCTAGAAGGGAAAATTATTGTGGATTCTGCTGGAACAGGGAATTGGCATGTAGGGGAACCGCCGCACGAGGGAACACAGGCAATATTAAGGAAAAACCAGATCGATTTTTCGGGAATCCGCGCCCGGCAAATTAGGAAAGAGGATTTGCGCGAGTTTGATTACATTATTGCGATGGATGCGGAAAATGTCGGGAATTTGCGGCGGCTGGCCGGATACGATCAAACAGGGGTTATCGGCCGGCTGCTTGATTTTGTTCCGGATAGCGAGACTGCTGATGTGCCTGATCCGTATTACACGGGAAATTTTGCGGAGGTATATGACCTCATTCAAAAAGGGTGTGAACATTTATTAGACACAATTATAAGAGAGAAAAAACTTTGCGGAACAAAGGAGGGAAAATAA
- a CDS encoding YihY/virulence factor BrkB family protein translates to MMIDLTFIREMARRFQEDEIPRLSAELAYYFLLSLFPFLIFLITLLAYLPIPHEDLLSVIRQYAPKEAIHLVEANVHRVMDEQNGRLLSLSIIGAIWSASNGMNAIVRAFNRAYDVVENRPFLVARGMSVLLTLGMIVVIIVALVLPVFGKMIGLFLFSAFGFSATFLTIWNAMRWVISSLILFAVFTTLYYFAPNKKLRCANVVRGAIFATIGWIITSLAFSYYVNHFAHYAAMYGSLGGMIILMVWFYLSGMIIVLGGEMNAIFDCEREGRKR, encoded by the coding sequence ATGATGATCGATTTAACGTTTATTCGTGAAATGGCGCGGCGTTTTCAAGAAGATGAGATCCCCCGACTGTCCGCGGAACTGGCTTACTATTTTCTTCTTTCCTTATTTCCATTTCTTATTTTTTTAATCACATTGCTTGCTTATTTGCCGATTCCACATGAAGATCTTCTGTCTGTCATCCGCCAGTACGCCCCAAAGGAAGCCATTCATTTAGTGGAGGCAAACGTTCACCGGGTGATGGATGAGCAAAACGGAAGATTGTTGTCACTTAGCATTATCGGCGCGATTTGGTCTGCTTCAAACGGAATGAATGCGATTGTCCGGGCGTTCAACCGAGCCTACGATGTCGTGGAAAACCGTCCTTTCCTTGTTGCGCGGGGAATGTCTGTGCTGCTTACGCTCGGGATGATTGTTGTCATCATTGTCGCGTTAGTTTTGCCTGTATTTGGCAAAATGATAGGGCTGTTTTTATTTTCCGCTTTTGGCTTTTCTGCGACATTTTTAACCATTTGGAACGCGATGCGCTGGGTGATAAGTTCGTTGATTTTATTTGCCGTGTTTACCACATTGTATTATTTTGCACCAAATAAAAAATTGCGTTGTGCCAACGTCGTCCGCGGAGCCATTTTTGCGACAATTGGCTGGATTATTACGTCACTTGCTTTTTCCTACTATGTCAATCATTTTGCCCATTATGCAGCGATGTACGGAAGTCTTGGCGGAATGATTATTTTAATGGTTTGGTTTTATTTATCCGGAATGATTATCGTGTTGGGCGGTGAAATGAACGCGATTTTTGATTGTGAACGTGAAGGGCGGAAACGTTAA
- a CDS encoding BH0509 family protein — protein sequence MIRAERKNMIEFIEKVRGISRDQLAYMTDAEIEYIYELYYHYHEEIAE from the coding sequence ATGATAAGAGCGGAACGAAAAAACATGATTGAGTTTATTGAAAAAGTAAGAGGCATTTCCAGAGATCAACTTGCTTATATGACAGACGCGGAAATCGAATATATTTACGAGTTGTACTATCACTATCATGAGGAAATCGCCGAATAA
- a CDS encoding MFS transporter: MRFWILISIVAISGLSQGMLLPLLSMLLEKHGVSSSLNGMHATALYIGVLLISPFLEKPLRQYGYRPMIILGGFIVILSLALFPAFHSFWFWFFLRLCIGIGDHMLHFATQTWITDFSPAQRRGRNLSLYGLSFGIGFSVGPLLASLIQFKESLPFLLSSLLSLIGWCCVFFLPNERPKENEQPSLAHTFDRFVHAWKYAWVALLLPFTYGFLEAAIHAIFPVYALREHIVIEHVAFILPAFSLGGIIFQLPLGLLSDRLERKRVIAGALLIGSVSFLGAYFFHRSPFGLAACFFIAGMFVGSLFSLGITYMADLLPKQLLPAGNLLCGMLYSIGSMIGPFVNGFAIEYGTNNFFFTISSILFLSFFLLLWNREKKVIHL, encoded by the coding sequence ATGCGTTTTTGGATTTTAATCAGCATTGTCGCCATTTCCGGTTTATCGCAAGGGATGCTGCTGCCATTGCTTTCGATGCTGCTTGAAAAACATGGGGTTTCTTCGTCCTTAAACGGAATGCATGCCACGGCGCTGTACATCGGCGTCCTATTGATTTCTCCGTTTTTGGAAAAGCCGCTCCGTCAATACGGATACCGGCCCATGATTATCCTTGGTGGTTTTATTGTAATATTATCGCTCGCCTTATTTCCAGCTTTTCACTCATTTTGGTTTTGGTTTTTCCTGCGCCTTTGCATCGGCATCGGCGACCATATGCTTCATTTTGCGACACAAACGTGGATTACCGATTTTTCTCCGGCACAGCGGCGGGGCCGCAATTTGTCGTTATATGGCTTGTCTTTCGGCATCGGATTTTCCGTTGGCCCGCTGTTAGCGTCACTTATTCAATTCAAGGAATCGTTGCCGTTTCTTTTATCATCGCTGCTTAGCCTGATCGGCTGGTGTTGCGTCTTTTTTCTGCCAAACGAACGGCCGAAAGAAAATGAACAACCAAGTTTGGCACACACATTCGATCGCTTTGTTCATGCGTGGAAATACGCGTGGGTTGCTTTATTATTGCCGTTTACTTATGGCTTTTTAGAAGCGGCGATTCATGCCATTTTCCCTGTTTACGCTTTGCGGGAACATATTGTGATCGAACATGTGGCATTTATTTTACCAGCTTTTTCACTCGGTGGCATCATCTTTCAGCTGCCGCTCGGATTATTAAGCGATCGTTTGGAACGAAAACGAGTCATTGCCGGCGCATTATTGATCGGAAGTGTCAGCTTTTTGGGAGCCTATTTCTTCCATCGCTCCCCATTTGGCCTTGCCGCTTGCTTCTTTATTGCCGGTATGTTTGTCGGTTCTTTGTTTTCCCTTGGCATTACGTATATGGCGGATTTGCTGCCAAAACAGCTTCTCCCAGCAGGAAACTTGCTATGCGGCATGCTGTACAGCATCGGCAGCATGATCGGCCCGTTTGTTAACGGGTTCGCCATCGAATATGGCACTAACAACTTTTTCTTTACGATAAGTTCCATTCTTTTCCTTTCCTTTTTCCTGCTGCTCTGGAACAGAGAAAAGAAGGTCATCCATTTATGA
- the cax gene encoding calcium/proton exchanger yields MNKVFAWMVSAGVPLSVIGSFLHWPAVLMFAVYCLTIIALASYMGRATESLAIVAGPRIGGLLNATFGNAVELIISIFALKAGLVEVVLASLTGSVLGNLLLVAGLSFFVGGLKYKRQEFNVYDARHNAGLLTFAILVAFVIPEVFTMNMSSQEKLSLSVGISIIMIVLYLAALYFKLVTHRGVYQQKSDVVEEHEEPEWTRGKAVWILALATVAVAYISERLVHTFETVAESFGWSELFIGIIIVAIVGNAAEHASAVIMAYKNKMNVAVEIAIGSTLQIAMFVAPVLVLVSLLFPEKMPLVFSLPELIAMATSVLLTIVLSNDGDTNWFEGATLLAAYTIMGIGFYLL; encoded by the coding sequence ATGAATAAAGTATTTGCGTGGATGGTGTCGGCCGGAGTTCCGTTATCGGTAATCGGCAGTTTTCTTCATTGGCCGGCCGTCTTAATGTTTGCCGTCTATTGTTTAACGATTATTGCTTTGGCAAGCTATATGGGGCGCGCTACGGAAAGTTTGGCGATTGTAGCCGGTCCTCGTATCGGGGGATTGCTCAATGCCACGTTCGGCAATGCGGTAGAGCTTATTATTTCCATTTTTGCTTTAAAAGCGGGGCTTGTGGAAGTCGTGCTCGCCTCACTTACCGGTTCGGTGCTTGGCAACTTATTGTTAGTGGCCGGTTTATCGTTTTTTGTTGGCGGCCTTAAGTATAAACGGCAAGAATTCAATGTATATGATGCCCGCCATAACGCGGGATTGCTAACATTTGCGATTTTAGTGGCATTTGTGATTCCTGAAGTGTTTACAATGAACATGTCGAGCCAAGAAAAGCTGTCGCTTAGCGTCGGCATTTCGATTATTATGATTGTTTTATATTTGGCAGCATTATACTTTAAGCTTGTCACCCACCGCGGTGTATATCAGCAGAAATCAGATGTCGTAGAAGAGCATGAAGAGCCGGAATGGACAAGAGGAAAAGCGGTTTGGATTTTGGCGCTGGCGACTGTCGCCGTTGCCTATATATCCGAGAGGCTTGTCCATACGTTTGAAACGGTGGCGGAATCATTTGGGTGGAGCGAATTGTTTATCGGGATTATTATCGTCGCCATCGTTGGCAATGCAGCGGAGCACGCTTCAGCGGTGATTATGGCATACAAAAACAAAATGAACGTCGCCGTCGAAATCGCGATCGGCTCAACGTTACAAATCGCCATGTTTGTTGCGCCTGTGCTTGTCTTGGTTTCTTTGCTCTTTCCTGAAAAGATGCCACTCGTTTTTTCGCTCCCGGAATTGATCGCGATGGCGACATCTGTACTGTTGACGATCGTACTTTCCAATGACGGGGATACGAACTGGTTTGAAGGGGCGACATTGCTCGCCGCTTATACGATTATGGGAATTGGCTTTTATTTGCTTTGA
- a CDS encoding YfkD famly protein: MKKWRICLCIGVLMMYATTFTADAASRQIVPESVVDIAKENTYPNPTQDLPHLEPSKFAKQLLNSANVKIENPELIRLLNESSVSSTPFAIGYRATIYLGQWPLHYQSLETSTNWEYQKVNTNFLDNRGGNAPQKLYYKQEMQKHVRGGLTAPIPNEEAVQKMMLNAAMKKTNLPLAFNTVVGVGTKKDRPYAVPAKKLGYLYAYAPAVNEKGKVTYGEVYVVLKGNKKKIVVKNVTTRGIGAWIPVQDRLYFSYVASEQPR; encoded by the coding sequence ATGAAAAAATGGAGGATCTGCCTTTGTATTGGCGTGTTGATGATGTATGCCACTACTTTCACCGCCGATGCTGCTTCCAGGCAAATTGTGCCGGAATCGGTAGTGGATATTGCGAAAGAAAATACGTATCCAAACCCGACGCAAGATTTGCCGCATTTGGAACCAAGCAAATTTGCGAAACAGCTCTTGAATTCGGCAAATGTTAAAATTGAGAATCCGGAACTGATTCGGCTTCTTAATGAGTCTTCTGTGTCAAGCACGCCATTTGCCATTGGGTACCGGGCGACGATTTACTTAGGGCAGTGGCCGCTCCATTATCAATCACTAGAAACGTCAACGAATTGGGAATATCAAAAAGTCAATACCAATTTTCTTGATAACCGCGGCGGCAACGCTCCGCAAAAACTATATTACAAACAAGAAATGCAAAAACATGTGCGCGGCGGTTTAACAGCGCCAATTCCAAACGAAGAAGCGGTGCAAAAAATGATGCTGAATGCAGCGATGAAAAAAACGAATTTACCGTTAGCGTTTAACACAGTTGTCGGAGTTGGAACGAAAAAAGACCGCCCATATGCAGTCCCTGCGAAAAAGCTCGGCTATTTGTACGCTTATGCGCCGGCCGTGAATGAAAAAGGAAAAGTCACCTATGGAGAAGTGTATGTTGTCCTGAAAGGGAATAAAAAGAAAATTGTCGTGAAAAACGTCACAACGCGGGGGATTGGCGCGTGGATTCCTGTGCAAGACCGTCTGTATTTTTCCTATGTTGCGAGCGAACAACCGCGATAA
- the yfkAB gene encoding radical SAM/CxCxxxxC motif protein YfkAB yields the protein MDSLTLQPITPSFDPWEAYLDIEEYGKLQLTNIEFTTTTLCNMRCEHCAVGYTLQTKDPEALPLDLLIKRLEEIPHLRSLSITGGEPMLSLKSVDNYVVPLLKYAHERGVRTQLNSNLTLELDRYEKVIPYLDVLHISHNWGTIDDFVEGGFARMERKPSVAQREKYFERMIENAKALAKAGVIVSAETMLNKRTVPHLEKIHRQVVDEMHCKRHEVHPMYPSDFASALETLSLDELRQAIHHLLDIRDENVWMLFGTLPFYPCSDNEEDLALLKRLYSSKNVTVRNDPDGRSRLNVNIFTGDIIVTDFGDEPALGNIRHDTLLEAYERWLNSPLAKQLNCHCPSVQCLGPNVLVKNTYYADMNFTKRKARIKK from the coding sequence ATACGGAAAATTACAATTGACAAACATTGAATTTACGACGACAACATTATGCAATATGCGCTGTGAGCATTGCGCCGTCGGTTACACGCTGCAAACGAAAGACCCGGAAGCGCTGCCGCTTGATTTATTAATCAAACGGCTGGAAGAAATCCCGCATTTGCGGTCGTTAAGCATTACCGGCGGTGAGCCGATGTTGTCGTTGAAATCAGTGGACAACTATGTCGTTCCATTGTTGAAATATGCCCATGAGCGCGGAGTGCGAACACAGTTAAACTCGAACTTGACATTAGAGCTAGACCGCTACGAAAAGGTCATTCCGTATTTAGATGTGTTGCACATTTCGCATAACTGGGGGACAATCGATGACTTTGTCGAAGGCGGATTTGCAAGGATGGAACGCAAACCTAGCGTCGCGCAGCGCGAAAAATATTTTGAACGAATGATCGAAAACGCGAAAGCTCTGGCAAAAGCGGGAGTTATCGTCTCTGCAGAAACGATGCTTAACAAACGGACAGTCCCACACTTAGAAAAAATTCACCGCCAAGTCGTCGACGAAATGCATTGCAAACGCCATGAAGTGCATCCGATGTACCCTAGCGATTTTGCAAGCGCGCTCGAAACATTAAGCTTGGACGAATTGCGGCAAGCCATCCATCATCTTCTTGATATTCGCGACGAAAATGTTTGGATGTTGTTTGGGACACTTCCATTTTATCCATGCAGCGATAATGAAGAAGATTTAGCCCTGCTGAAACGGCTTTATTCCAGCAAAAACGTAACCGTCCGCAACGATCCTGACGGACGTTCCCGCTTAAACGTCAATATTTTTACAGGGGATATTATCGTGACAGACTTCGGTGATGAGCCGGCGCTTGGAAACATCCGGCATGATACGCTGTTAGAAGCATATGAAAGATGGCTAAATTCCCCGCTCGCAAAACAGCTCAACTGTCATTGCCCGTCTGTTCAATGCCTTGGGCCAAACGTACTTGTGAAAAACACTTACTATGCTGATATGAATTTTACGAAACGAAAAGCGCGAATCAAAAAATAA